The DNA window AGAGATCGGCAAGCGTGGAGGGGGTTGCTGCGCCACCGGCACTGATGTTGCTAATACGACTGAGATCAAGTTTGTCTATATCCGGGTGCTGCAGCAAATCCAGCAACATGGTCGGTGCGCCCATCAGCACAGTAATGCCCTCATCTTCGATAAGGCCATAGGCTTCGTTGACATCCCATTTGTACATAAGATGAATGGCTCGGCCGTATTTTAGATTGAGCAAAAACTGCGAGTACAGACCGCTGATATGGAAAAGCGGCACACTGAGCAGAGTTTTTGGGGGAACCCCCGACGCCAGATGCTGGGTCATGGCGTCAGAATTGGTCATATAGGTGGAGGCACCGATAAACTCAATATTAAAAAGTGCTTGGCAGGCACTAAAATTGTCAAAGAGAACCCCTTTGGGGCGTCCCGATGTGCCGGAGGTAAACAGCATGATCGCTGGGTCTTCGGGATTTGATGCTACCTCAGGTGCGCCGTTATTGGCGCTGTCATCCAGTTGCCAGAGGCTGGCTCCTGGCATGCACTCGCCCTTGGGCTCCACAACAATTGCGCTTACACCGGGTAACTTTGGTTCGATAAATTGATAGCGCGACCAGTCACAGATCACCAGCTTGGCTTCACTGTCATCTAATCCCTGACTGAGTTCTTCTTCGCGCCCCCAACTGTTGAGAGGTACGGCGACGGCGCCGCAGCCGAGAATGGCGACAAAGGCAATCATCCACTCTGGGCAGTTGCGCATAGCGATGGCAATTTTGTCACCTTTTTGGATCTGCTGTTGATTGATTAATGTGCTGCGCAGCCTGTCCACCTGGTCGAAAAATGCCGCAAAGCTGAGGCTTTTCCCCTGGTAGGTAACAAAGGGTGCATCGCCAAACTGGCGTCCTTCATTGACCACTGCCAAGAGGCTTAGGGCGGCATTTTTAAAGACTTTCATGCTGCTGCCGTTGCGCTCAGAGTCGACGATCTCAAAGGGTGCGCCGGTTGAGGTCAATTGACTTACGGCACTGTGGTAGGGGGCGCTGGACGCTGGCATAGTTGTGATCTCTCAAGAGCTTTTTATTATTCAATAGCTGCGCATTAAGCGAGGCTGCGCAGCCCACTCGACATAGTTAAAAGTATCCAGAAAAAAACATTTCACGACAAATGTTTTCTGCGCTGCTGTATCGTCCAGATGCACTATGCCGCTCGGCGCTTAAATACAGACGCGGTAAATGAATCGCGCAATAATGAGTCTCTTGATTTTAGAGGAAGAGCCCCATGCAAACACGTTTAACCCATATGCTCGGCTGCCGTTACCCGATTATTCAAACCGCCATGGGCTGGGTGGCGGATGCCAAATTGGTCGCTGCAACCACCAATGCCGGAGGCTTTGGATTTTTGGCTGGCGCGGTGATGACGGCGCAAGAGGTTGAGCAGGGCATTGTTGAAATTAAAGCCCTCACCGATGGCCCCTTTGGCGTCAACTTTCACATGTATATGGCACAGGCCGCTGATATTGTTGACCTCTGTGTTAAATACCATGTCCGCGCAGTGAGCTATAGTCGCTCGCCGGTGCCGGCTCTGATCGAAAAGTTGAAGGCCGCTGGCATTGTTTGTATTCCCACCGTTGGGGCGACTAAACATGCGCTTAAAGCGGTAGCTTTAGGTGCCGATGCGATTGTCGTCCAGGGCAGTGAAGGTGGCGGACACACAGGGGCAGTGGCCTCGACAATTCTGCTCCCGGATGTGCTGGCAAAGGTGCAGGTTCCGGTGATTGCTGCAGGTGGCTATCGCGATGGTCGCGGATTGGTGGCGGCTCTGGCAATGGGTGCCGATGGCATCGCCATGGGCACACGGTTTTTGATGACAGAAGATTCGCCGGTGCCTGAATTGACCAAGGCTAACTATCTGCAGGCCGTGCCGGAGCATATTCAAGTGAGCACCAAACTCGACGGCCTACCCCAGCGTATGATCGACAACCCCTGTCTCAATAAACTCAACCACACCTCGATTCTCGGGATGTGGCTGTTGGCGGTTAAAAATGGCCTGGCCTTTTCCTCTGGACCCAACGCGTCACTGCTATCCAGCCTCAAGTCAGCCTGGGCGATTAGTCGCACCGGGGACCTCAGCTGGGCCCAGACCCTGATGGCGGCCAATGCGCCAATGATGATTCAAGAGGCGATGGTCAGCGGGCATCCGGACCGCGGTATTTTGCCCAGTGGTCAGGTGGCCGGCATTATTTCTGACCAGCCCAGTGTCGAGGCGCTGATTGCATCGATTGTCGCTGAAGCCGACCAGGCTATCGCTGAGCTAGCGGCACTGTCAGCTGCTGTACCCTCTACTCTCAACCCATAACAGGAGTAAACCCATGGCTTTCTCAGTTGTTATTAAGGCAAATATTGCCGAACTTATTTTTTCCAAGCCGCCAGTTAATGCCTTTGATAGCAGTGAATGGGCTGCGATTGCCGCATCGCTTGTAACGCTGGGCCAGGATGATGAGGTCCATGTGATTGTTGTCCGTGCAGAGGGGCGCGGTTTTTGTGCTGGTGTGGATATCAAAGAGCTGGCTGCGGACAGCAATAAGATTCTCAGTGTCAACAAAGGCAACTACGATACTTTTGCGGCAATTCACCGCAATCCCAAGCCGGTGATTGTTGCGCTACACGGTTTTGTTCTCGGCGGTGGTATTGGCATCGCCGGGGCGGCGGATATTATTGTGGCGTCGGAATGTGCCCGTTTTGGCGTACCTGAAGTAGATCGCGGTGCCCTGGGTGGCGGTGCTCATTTGCAGCGTATGTTCCCGGTGCAAAAAGTCCGTTATATGTATTTTACCGGTGAGTTTATCGATGCCCAGGAAGCCTACCGCCTCGGTGCCGTGGAGTCTGTGGTGCCGCTGGCTGATCTACGCGATAGAGCAATGGCCATTGCTGCGAGTATCGCCGAAAAATCTCCCGCCATGATCAAACTGGCGAAAGAGGCTTTGACTGGTATTGAAGACGGCAATCTCGAGGATAAATATCGCTGGGAGCAGGGTTTCACCCTGCAAGCTTACAAAGACAAAGACTCTCAGGAAGCGCGCGATGCTTTTGTTGAAAAGCGCGACGCTGAGTTTAACTAACGCCGATTAACCGCTGTCGTGCAATCGCGCTGCGGTCAATCCCACAGCGCGATCGGTTGCAACTTACCCCATTTTGGCAAGCATAGATTCGCGCAAGTTAATGTAATCGCCGGTAAGGGCAAAGCCTTTCACAGAACCCTTTTCTGAACTATTTTCTTCGCTGCCCGCAGCCACAAAGTACCCTGCATAACCCGCTTCTGAATTGACATCTACATGCCATTCACCAGGACAGTCACGAGGCGCAGGCACAACCATAACCGGATACAACGTTGTCTTAATCGCCACCGGCATAATGCTGTAGTGCACTGCTGAGGGTTCGCCAGTCAGGGTTTTGGCCAATTGACGAGCACAGGTCATCAACGGTGCCACATAGTAGAGCAATTGGCCGTCAACTTCGGCGCAATCACCCAGGGCATAGATATCCGGATCACTGGTGCGGCAGTAGCTGTCGGTGCAGATGCCTCGGTTGACCTCGAGTCCTGCGGCGGAGGCAAGTGCGGTGTTGGCGCGCACGCCAATCGCCGACAACACAATATCGGCCTGCACTGTCTCGCCGTTGTTTAAGTGGGCAATTACTCCGCTGCCTTGCCGTTCTATTCGTTGCACTGTGGTGCCGAAGTGGAAGCGTGCACCGGCATTTTCTAGGGCCGTTTGCACGCCTTTGGCGGCCTCTTTAGGCAGTAGGGTTCCCAGCACTCCGGGCATTGGATCCACAGCTTCAATCTGCAAGCCAGCCTGGAGTAAATCATTACTGTATTCGGCGCCAATTAATCCCGCGCCTATCACCAGCACCCGCTGTTTACCGGCTACGGCGGCACGAAATTTCCCATAGTCACTGAGGTCGTTGACTGTATAAACCGAGTCGAGGCCGCTACCTTCCAAAGGTGCCTGTATGCACTGGGCGCCCAGCCCCAAAACCAACTCTCCGTAGGGGATGGCTCGGTCGGCCAATTGCACCAGCTTGGCTTCGCGGTCTATAGATTCGACTCGACTGTGATTGAATAGCTGTAAATTGAAATCCCGGGCCATGGTTGCAGCGTCGGCCGAGACCATGGCTTCGGCGGAACGGTTTTTGCTAAAGCCGGTGGAAATCTGTGGTTTCGAGTAGAAGCTGCCGTCGTCGGCGCAGACCAGCGTAATGGGCCGCGAGGGATTGTGCTGCCTAAAGGCTTTCACTAGGTTGTAGGCGGCGAGTCCAGCGCCAATAATCACCAGCGGCTGTTCGTCACTGTACGCGACCTCGGTGACAGCGCTCTCGGCCACAGTGCCGGCAACACTGACTTTTTTCACCTCAATCATCTCGAAGTCTTGCTTGCCCACTCCGCAGTCGGGACAGAGCCAGTCCTCGGGAATATCCTCCCAGCGAGTTCCTGGAGCAATATTGTCCTCGGGCAGACCCAGTGATTCATCGTACTGCCAGCCACAGACCATGCACTCCCAGACGCTGTAATCGTTCATTACCGCAGCGGCTAACGCAGCTTGCTGGACTGGTATGCTAGTCTCTTCTGCACTTTCGGTGGCGACCGCAGTGTCGGCAGCCGAAGCTGCAGCTGCGGTTGTCGTTGAGGAGGGCGCGGTTTTGACTTCGCTCATCTCAAAATCCTGCTTGCCAACCCCGCAGTCGGGACACAGCCAGTCGTCGGGAATATCCTCCCAGGGGGTGCCAGGAGCAATATTGTCTTCGGGCATGCCCAGTGATTCATCGTAGACAAAGCCGCAGATAAGGCATTCCCAAATTTTATGACTGATCATTGTTTGCTGTTCCTAAACAGGGTTTGGGCTTTATTATGCCCTTGGCAATTTACAGTGCATCACCCAGATAGAGTAAGTTAACACCTAGCCGCAATCTTGGGTTAAAGGTTGGGCTTTTGACAACTAAAAAATATTATCAAGCTCTCGTCCATATGGACGATTACCCAATTAAGCTGCCTAATATACTAGGTTGAAATTAATGTCGGAGTAACAGCGCATGGCATCGTCAGTTGAATACAAATTGGGACCTCACACTTTCCCTCGCGGATGGTTTGTTGTGGCCGAGAGCTCTGAATTAGACAAAGGTGCGATGGCAGTGCGGTTTTGGGGTCGCGACCTGGCCCTCTATCGCGGCGAGAGTGGGCGCCCGGTAATGCTGGATGCCTATTGCAAGCATATGGGCACTCACCTTACTGCCAGCGACTCGGCGATGATCGTGGTCAACGGTCATCAGATTGAAGGTGATTCCATTCGCTGTCCCTATCACGGCTGGCGCTATAACGCTGCCGGCGATGTCGATGATATTCCCTATTTTGAGGGCCCATGCCCGAAATCCGCGTCGATTCGCTCCTATCCGGTGGTGGATAATATGGGCTGCATTATGGCCTGGTTCGATGAGGATGGCGCTGAGCCGGATTACGCTGTGCCAAGCCTGCCTGAGTGGAATGATCCCCAGTGGATTCACTGGCAGCTCGATCACCTCGGTGAGTTGGATGTTCATCCCCAGGAAATTCTCGACAATATGAGCGACATTCGCCATTTGGGGCCCACCCACGGCGCCCCTGCAGAATATTTTGAAAATGAGGCCAAGGACCATCTCTATATCCAGCGTCAGGGCGGTCCAATGCAGCTCTACGGCGGTGTTATGCTGTTTACCAGCACCTGGTACACCGGCCCCGGCATCCTGCTCTCCAAACAGGTCTTTGGCGATGCCTTACAGTATGAATTTATTGCCAACACACCAGTGGATGACGGTGTTAGCAAGTGTTGGCATGGCTGTTTAGTTAAGGCCTCGTCCACCGAGATTACTGAAGAGGATCGCGAGATGGCGCGACAGAGCCAAGCCGGTGCGCTGGGCGCCTTTGCCACTGACTTTCAAATTTGGCGCAATAAAAAACCCGCCTTAACCATTATGCAGTTAAAGACTGACGGGCCTTTCCGCATCGGTCGCAAGTGGTATTCTCAGTTCTATGCCGCGCGGGAGAATGTCGGCGCGATCCAAGCTGAGGTCAATGGCAGTCATCTGGTAAAAGGTGTCGCTACCCCAGAGGAGGCCAATCATGCTATTGATGACGGCCTCCCGTTTTAAAGGAAACCCTTATGAGCACTGAACTGGATACACCGCAGATTCCGAAGCAAAAGACTGGGCTAGATCGCGCGCTGGCGCAGCGCCTAGTGGACGACTACTTACGACTGCTGGTTCTCGATGATGCAGAGGGTATTGGTGCCCTGTATCACCCTGAGGCACGGTTAGAAGACCCCGTGGGTTCAACGCCTTTAGTTGGCCGTGAGGCCATTGTCGGATTTTATAGCAATGGTCTAAGTGGCATCGACGCCGCTGAACTCAGTGGGCCGATCCGCGTTGCCGGCAATGAAGTGGCCTTTGCCTTCAATCTGCATATGAAGATCAAAGGTCAATCCTTTGCCATGGATATTATCGATGTGTTTGTGATTGAGGCAGAACAGATTGTCTCTATGCGCGCATTTTGGAGCCGAGAAAACATGCGCGCTGTGTAGGCGCGCATGTTTTAAATCCTGTCTGCCTGGCTTCATGCCAGGCTAGGAAAAAGTCACCAAACTCTTCAAAATCAAACTCACCAGCATCGACTGCTGACTAACTCCTGTTTTGGCAAAAATCGAACGTAGTTGTGCGCGAGCGGTGTTGCGCGCAATACCTAATTGTGCCGCGCTCTGGTCGAGATTGGCGCCGTCGGCTAAGTACTTTGCCAACATTGCCTCTGCGCGAGTGAGTTTGTAGAGGGATATCAAAATACGAATATCAATATCTGAAGTTTTGTCTGGGGCATTGATAAACACCATCATGTGCGGTGTGTTGCTGGGTTCGACAGTTTTATCAATCATCATCGGTTTAATTAAGATTTCTAGGTCTGGTTTGCCCGAGGGGCGATCCACAGAGAGTGCATTCACCGGCAGGGGCTGATGATTGCGCTGGGCCTCAATCACTTCGTTGATATAGCCACTGAGCTTGGTTCTGCTGGCAGGGCTCTCCAAATGGATATGTTGATTAATAATATGGATGCCGTCTTTTTTGCGCAGGATTTCATCAGCTATGGCATTGCGCGTAATAACATTACCTTTTTCATCTAGGGTAATCACGCCAATCGCCTGTCGCGACAGTGTTTTACTGTAGAGTTTGCGCTCGTTGTCGAGCTCAATTAGCTGCATACCATTGGCGATAGCGCGCTGAATATGGATCGACAGCATGGCGAGAAATTCCCGCACACTGGGTTCAAAATTCACCGCCGTTTTGGGGCGGCAGAAACGCACACTAAATCGTTGACCGTTGGCACTGCGCAGATCGACGCCGAGCATATGGTGGATATCCAGTGGTTTCATACAAAAATTGTAGAGGTCGGTATCTTCTAATTTGGAGTAGGGGTGGCACTCGTCCAGAGAAACCACCTGCCCCCAGGGCAGATTAGTCATCAAATTAGAGGTGTAGTAGCGATCTGTATAGGGGTTTTCATGATCGTTAATAAAGGTTTTCTGGAGTTTTTCACAGGAGACAAATAGCAGTCCACCGTCATCACTGGCTGGCTCGCGCATAGTAATAGAGGCAAAATTGGCGTCGATAATTGCCCGCAAACTGGTTAGAAATACGCTGTAGGGATCTTCTTCAATATGGCCATCATAGAGACTGCCCAGCAGTAGAGAAAATTCTTCGAGGGTTGGCTGTTTCATAGTCGATCTTTGTTCTTATTTGGTAACAGAGTAAACACCTAAACAGCAACTCAATCAATCTTGTTAAACACCTAAGCGCAGAAAATCTATCCCCGACGAGCCAGCTCAAGAGCGACATCATCAATCAAATCTTCCTGCCCACCGACGGTTTTACGATTGGCCATCTCGAGCAAAATCTTGTGCGCAGGCACCCCGTATTTAACCGATGCGCGCTCGGCAAACAGCAAGAATGACGAGTAACAACCGGCGTAGCCAAGCACCAGTGCATCGCGACTCAAGCGGATTGGCTCGTCCATCATCGGGACAACTAGTTCTTCGGCAACATCCATGAGTTTGAAAATATCCA is part of the SAR92 clade bacterium H455 genome and encodes:
- a CDS encoding acyl--CoA ligase — protein: MPASSAPYHSAVSQLTSTGAPFEIVDSERNGSSMKVFKNAALSLLAVVNEGRQFGDAPFVTYQGKSLSFAAFFDQVDRLRSTLINQQQIQKGDKIAIAMRNCPEWMIAFVAILGCGAVAVPLNSWGREEELSQGLDDSEAKLVICDWSRYQFIEPKLPGVSAIVVEPKGECMPGASLWQLDDSANNGAPEVASNPEDPAIMLFTSGTSGRPKGVLFDNFSACQALFNIEFIGASTYMTNSDAMTQHLASGVPPKTLLSVPLFHISGLYSQFLLNLKYGRAIHLMYKWDVNEAYGLIEDEGITVLMGAPTMLLDLLQHPDIDKLDLSRISNISAGGAATPSTLADLYKSKLPKSMPGAGWGLTETGGTGAAFTGALMSQFPGTAGFLSPIIESSFRDEAGQPVADGEPGEIWIKSPTCIQSYFCGDNSGSDFAEGWFKTGDVGYLNDEGILVICDRVKDMIIRGGENIYPAEIENCLLSLDGCQEVAVFGLPSERFGEEVAATLVCNTVTSLTIADIQAHCSAQLAAFKVPQHIYISTQTLPRNATKKPLKKQIKQQFIDRQAANADS
- a CDS encoding nitronate monooxygenase codes for the protein MQTRLTHMLGCRYPIIQTAMGWVADAKLVAATTNAGGFGFLAGAVMTAQEVEQGIVEIKALTDGPFGVNFHMYMAQAADIVDLCVKYHVRAVSYSRSPVPALIEKLKAAGIVCIPTVGATKHALKAVALGADAIVVQGSEGGGHTGAVASTILLPDVLAKVQVPVIAAGGYRDGRGLVAALAMGADGIAMGTRFLMTEDSPVPELTKANYLQAVPEHIQVSTKLDGLPQRMIDNPCLNKLNHTSILGMWLLAVKNGLAFSSGPNASLLSSLKSAWAISRTGDLSWAQTLMAANAPMMIQEAMVSGHPDRGILPSGQVAGIISDQPSVEALIASIVAEADQAIAELAALSAAVPSTLNP
- a CDS encoding enoyl-CoA hydratase family protein — its product is MAFSVVIKANIAELIFSKPPVNAFDSSEWAAIAASLVTLGQDDEVHVIVVRAEGRGFCAGVDIKELAADSNKILSVNKGNYDTFAAIHRNPKPVIVALHGFVLGGGIGIAGAADIIVASECARFGVPEVDRGALGGGAHLQRMFPVQKVRYMYFTGEFIDAQEAYRLGAVESVVPLADLRDRAMAIAASIAEKSPAMIKLAKEALTGIEDGNLEDKYRWEQGFTLQAYKDKDSQEARDAFVEKRDAEFN
- a CDS encoding FAD-dependent oxidoreductase, giving the protein MISHKIWECLICGFVYDESLGMPEDNIAPGTPWEDIPDDWLCPDCGVGKQDFEMSEVKTAPSSTTTAAAASAADTAVATESAEETSIPVQQAALAAAVMNDYSVWECMVCGWQYDESLGLPEDNIAPGTRWEDIPEDWLCPDCGVGKQDFEMIEVKKVSVAGTVAESAVTEVAYSDEQPLVIIGAGLAAYNLVKAFRQHNPSRPITLVCADDGSFYSKPQISTGFSKNRSAEAMVSADAATMARDFNLQLFNHSRVESIDREAKLVQLADRAIPYGELVLGLGAQCIQAPLEGSGLDSVYTVNDLSDYGKFRAAVAGKQRVLVIGAGLIGAEYSNDLLQAGLQIEAVDPMPGVLGTLLPKEAAKGVQTALENAGARFHFGTTVQRIERQGSGVIAHLNNGETVQADIVLSAIGVRANTALASAAGLEVNRGICTDSYCRTSDPDIYALGDCAEVDGQLLYYVAPLMTCARQLAKTLTGEPSAVHYSIMPVAIKTTLYPVMVVPAPRDCPGEWHVDVNSEAGYAGYFVAAGSEENSSEKGSVKGFALTGDYINLRESMLAKMG
- a CDS encoding Rieske (2Fe-2S) protein, whose amino-acid sequence is MASSVEYKLGPHTFPRGWFVVAESSELDKGAMAVRFWGRDLALYRGESGRPVMLDAYCKHMGTHLTASDSAMIVVNGHQIEGDSIRCPYHGWRYNAAGDVDDIPYFEGPCPKSASIRSYPVVDNMGCIMAWFDEDGAEPDYAVPSLPEWNDPQWIHWQLDHLGELDVHPQEILDNMSDIRHLGPTHGAPAEYFENEAKDHLYIQRQGGPMQLYGGVMLFTSTWYTGPGILLSKQVFGDALQYEFIANTPVDDGVSKCWHGCLVKASSTEITEEDREMARQSQAGALGAFATDFQIWRNKKPALTIMQLKTDGPFRIGRKWYSQFYAARENVGAIQAEVNGSHLVKGVATPEEANHAIDDGLPF
- a CDS encoding nuclear transport factor 2 family protein; protein product: MSTELDTPQIPKQKTGLDRALAQRLVDDYLRLLVLDDAEGIGALYHPEARLEDPVGSTPLVGREAIVGFYSNGLSGIDAAELSGPIRVAGNEVAFAFNLHMKIKGQSFAMDIIDVFVIEAEQIVSMRAFWSRENMRAV
- a CDS encoding helix-turn-helix transcriptional regulator, yielding MKQPTLEEFSLLLGSLYDGHIEEDPYSVFLTSLRAIIDANFASITMREPASDDGGLLFVSCEKLQKTFINDHENPYTDRYYTSNLMTNLPWGQVVSLDECHPYSKLEDTDLYNFCMKPLDIHHMLGVDLRSANGQRFSVRFCRPKTAVNFEPSVREFLAMLSIHIQRAIANGMQLIELDNERKLYSKTLSRQAIGVITLDEKGNVITRNAIADEILRKKDGIHIINQHIHLESPASRTKLSGYINEVIEAQRNHQPLPVNALSVDRPSGKPDLEILIKPMMIDKTVEPSNTPHMMVFINAPDKTSDIDIRILISLYKLTRAEAMLAKYLADGANLDQSAAQLGIARNTARAQLRSIFAKTGVSQQSMLVSLILKSLVTFS